One window of the Shimwellia blattae DSM 4481 = NBRC 105725 genome contains the following:
- the ilvL gene encoding ilv operon leader peptide, whose product MTALLLVISLVVISVVVIIIPPCGAALRGEKA is encoded by the coding sequence ATGACAGCCCTCCTACTAGTGATTAGCCTGGTCGTGATTAGCGTGGTGGTGATTATTATCCCACCGTGCGGGGCTGCACTTCGAGGAGAAAAGGCTTAG